A window of Komagataeibacter medellinensis NBRC 3288 contains these coding sequences:
- a CDS encoding TatD family hydrolase: MTRTGLTDSHCHLDHFSDEEMPEILARAQQAGVDGMVTIGTRLSRADQQKKLAALDAPDLRVWCTIGTHPDHVDEEALPAVAELVAMTDDPRVVGIGESGLDYFHGRPEIRPKQHESFRVHIDAARRTGLPLVIHTREADGDMLAILRDETENRGAFPFLIHCFSSGPELAAGALELGGYISFSGIATFNRAQSVRDVAKDVPDDRLLIETDSPFLAPVPRRGKRNEPGYVAYTARVLAELRGMEDAAFAQMTTRNFSRLFSRAV, from the coding sequence ATGACCCGTACGGGACTGACCGACTCCCACTGTCACCTCGACCATTTTTCCGACGAGGAAATGCCCGAAATCCTGGCCCGCGCGCAACAGGCCGGGGTGGATGGCATGGTGACCATCGGGACCCGCCTCTCACGTGCTGACCAGCAGAAGAAACTGGCTGCGCTGGATGCGCCGGACCTGCGGGTGTGGTGCACCATCGGTACCCATCCCGACCATGTTGATGAAGAGGCGCTGCCCGCTGTTGCGGAACTGGTGGCCATGACCGATGACCCGCGCGTGGTGGGCATTGGCGAAAGCGGGCTGGACTATTTTCACGGCCGGCCCGAAATCAGGCCGAAGCAGCATGAAAGCTTCCGCGTGCATATCGACGCCGCACGCCGCACCGGCCTGCCGCTGGTGATCCACACGCGTGAGGCGGATGGGGATATGCTGGCCATCCTGCGCGACGAGACGGAAAACAGGGGCGCGTTTCCGTTCCTGATCCACTGCTTCTCATCCGGGCCGGAACTGGCGGCGGGCGCGCTGGAACTGGGGGGGTATATCAGCTTTTCCGGTATTGCCACGTTCAATCGTGCACAGTCGGTGCGCGACGTGGCGAAGGATGTGCCCGATGACCGGCTGCTGATTGAGACGGATTCGCCCTTCCTTGCTCCCGTGCCGCGCCGTGGCAAGCGCAATGAGCCGGGCTATGTGGCCTATACCGCCCGCGTTCTGGCCGAACTGCGCGGGATGGAGGATGCCGCATTCGCGCAGATGACCACGCGCAATTTCAGTCGCCTGTTCAGCAGGGCGGTCTGA
- a CDS encoding MlaD family protein: MARQRSGAIISSGLVLLVAGGFCIYARASQSGGSQDRYPMTARFVSANGLKVGADVDMDGVPVGRVLSIRLDPSTYMANVGFTLDRDIALPDDSSLAIGSPSLTADTALLVQAGQSSGRLAPGAVVTNTQEPLSLEQQISNYIFGNGGLPD, encoded by the coding sequence ATGGCAAGGCAGAGAAGTGGCGCAATCATCTCCAGCGGGCTGGTCCTTCTGGTTGCAGGCGGGTTCTGTATTTACGCCCGCGCATCGCAAAGCGGTGGATCACAAGACCGCTACCCCATGACCGCGCGCTTCGTATCCGCCAACGGGCTGAAGGTGGGGGCGGATGTGGATATGGACGGCGTGCCGGTGGGCCGGGTGCTGTCTATCCGGCTCGATCCCAGCACCTACATGGCCAATGTGGGCTTCACGCTTGATCGCGACATCGCGCTGCCTGATGACAGCAGCCTTGCCATCGGCAGTCCCTCCCTGACCGCCGATACCGCCCTTCTGGTGCAGGCGGGCCAGTCATCCGGCAGGCTCGCGCCCGGCGCGGTAGTGACCAATACGCAGGAGCCGCTCAGCCTGGAGCAGCAGATCAGCAACTACATCTTCGGCAATGGCGGCTTGCCGGACTGA
- a CDS encoding D-alanyl-D-alanine carboxypeptidase family protein — MTDHPVTPAGRACRAGIYRTKDAMHTRRFLLAGATSLLVSSTALAAPAARRRHPGPAAVDAAAPTVPSSPANSLIGPIDTIARWACIVDYTTGAVLLEKAADERMPPSSLTKMMTAYIVFSMLRAGRLTLEQTLPVSEKAWRMQGSKMFVPLNGSVAVSDLIQGMVIQSGNDACIVLAEGIAGSEDQFVGLMNAKAAELGMSNSHFLNATGWPMDGHYMSARDVTTIAMHLIHDFPDYYHFFSEKSFRYNKIAQENRNALVVRGVADGLKTGHTDAGGFGLCASAERSGNRVVMAINGLPSSNARAQEGERLFEWSFVNFENATLIHNGTVVDNVPVWLGQAATVPVVATRDVTLTLPHGWQNRVHVSMEYNAPIPAPVVAGQQVGEMVVANTGLAEIRIPLIAGAAVPRLGLVGRASAVLGRKLGHA; from the coding sequence ATGACGGACCACCCCGTCACGCCAGCGGGGCGCGCGTGCCGCGCTGGTATCTACCGGACCAAGGATGCAATGCACACCCGACGTTTCCTTCTGGCTGGGGCGACCAGCCTTCTTGTATCCTCCACCGCCCTTGCGGCGCCTGCGGCCCGCCGTCGTCATCCTGGCCCCGCCGCCGTCGATGCGGCGGCCCCCACCGTGCCGTCATCGCCCGCCAATAGCCTGATCGGCCCGATCGACACCATCGCGCGCTGGGCGTGCATCGTGGATTATACCACGGGTGCCGTGTTGCTGGAAAAGGCGGCCGATGAGCGCATGCCGCCTTCATCCCTGACCAAGATGATGACGGCGTACATCGTGTTCAGCATGCTGCGCGCGGGCAGACTGACACTGGAGCAGACGCTGCCGGTCAGTGAAAAGGCATGGCGGATGCAGGGCTCGAAGATGTTCGTGCCCCTTAATGGTTCGGTGGCCGTGTCTGACCTGATCCAGGGCATGGTGATCCAGTCGGGCAATGATGCCTGTATCGTGCTGGCGGAAGGGATTGCGGGGTCCGAGGACCAGTTCGTGGGGCTGATGAACGCCAAGGCCGCCGAACTGGGCATGAGCAATTCGCATTTCCTCAACGCCACCGGCTGGCCGATGGACGGGCACTACATGTCCGCGCGCGATGTGACGACCATCGCCATGCACCTGATCCACGATTTCCCTGATTACTACCATTTCTTCTCGGAAAAGAGCTTCCGCTACAACAAGATCGCGCAGGAGAACCGCAACGCGCTGGTGGTACGCGGCGTGGCCGATGGCCTCAAGACCGGCCATACCGATGCCGGTGGCTTCGGTCTGTGCGCCAGTGCCGAGCGCAGTGGCAACCGCGTGGTCATGGCGATCAACGGCTTGCCCAGCAGCAACGCCCGCGCGCAGGAAGGCGAGCGGCTGTTTGAATGGTCGTTCGTCAATTTCGAGAACGCAACCCTGATCCATAATGGCACGGTGGTGGACAACGTGCCCGTGTGGTTGGGGCAGGCCGCCACCGTACCGGTGGTTGCAACCCGCGATGTCACCCTCACGCTGCCCCATGGCTGGCAGAACCGCGTGCATGTGAGCATGGAATACAACGCCCCCATACCCGCCCCGGTCGTGGCCGGGCAGCAGGTGGGGGAAATGGTGGTTGCCAATACCGGCCTGGCCGAAATCCGCATCCCGCTCATTGCCGGTGCCGCAGTGCCGCGCCTGGGGCTGGTGGGGCGGGCTTCTGCCGTGCTGGGTCGCAAGCTGGGGCATGCCTGA
- a CDS encoding mechanosensitive ion channel family protein, producing MKTEFLALLTHIRHLFGWLPGLLSSILMLCVAGLVAELFSRFITKLILRIPGQKRGAFVRSFTMAMQRPVRIMLVIVFVGTALPVSGLPYDIMQATTHALVVLFVLMLGYAAVVATRILSDAYLRRINGKDDKDDILLRTHMTQVRVLRRTTDLMIGLLTIGAALMTFEPVRQYGLSLFASAGAASLVVGLAARPLLTNLFAGMQIAMTQPIRMEDLIIINGDWAWVEEITSTYVVLRVWDWRRHIVPISYFLENTFQNWTHNSAALIGVVFIHVDFNAPMDRIRERLREIVHSAPLWDGKEFAVQVADCNAHVMTIRVIASARSAMQSWDLRCEIREQIIAFLRDECPEALPRDRLSHVASVSGLDVMGEPGMMVPPVRRPPPGAYMGPRNGTGGGGMGSSDGGQGHG from the coding sequence GTGAAAACCGAATTCCTCGCCCTTCTTACCCATATCAGGCACCTGTTCGGATGGCTGCCAGGACTGCTTTCCTCCATCCTCATGCTCTGTGTGGCGGGGTTGGTGGCGGAACTGTTCAGCCGGTTCATCACCAAGCTGATCCTGCGCATTCCGGGGCAGAAGCGCGGGGCCTTCGTGCGTTCGTTCACCATGGCCATGCAGCGCCCGGTGCGCATTATGCTGGTCATCGTGTTTGTGGGTACCGCACTGCCGGTGTCCGGCCTGCCGTATGACATCATGCAGGCCACCACCCATGCGCTTGTGGTGCTGTTCGTGCTCATGCTGGGCTATGCGGCGGTGGTGGCCACGCGCATCCTGTCTGATGCCTACCTCAGGCGCATCAACGGCAAGGATGACAAGGACGACATCCTGCTGCGCACCCACATGACGCAGGTGCGCGTGCTGCGGCGCACGACCGACCTCATGATCGGGTTGCTGACCATCGGCGCCGCCCTCATGACATTCGAGCCAGTGCGGCAGTATGGCCTCAGCCTGTTTGCTTCCGCTGGTGCGGCGTCACTGGTGGTTGGCCTTGCCGCGCGCCCGCTGCTGACCAACCTGTTCGCAGGCATGCAGATCGCCATGACCCAGCCCATCCGGATGGAAGACCTGATCATCATCAACGGGGACTGGGCGTGGGTGGAGGAAATCACCTCCACCTATGTCGTATTGCGGGTATGGGACTGGCGGCGGCACATCGTGCCGATCTCGTATTTCCTGGAAAACACGTTCCAGAACTGGACCCATAATTCAGCGGCGCTGATTGGCGTTGTGTTCATCCATGTGGATTTCAACGCGCCCATGGACCGCATCCGTGAGCGCTTGCGTGAAATCGTGCATTCGGCCCCGCTGTGGGATGGCAAGGAATTTGCCGTGCAGGTGGCGGACTGCAACGCGCATGTCATGACCATACGTGTTATTGCCAGCGCGCGCTCGGCCATGCAGAGCTGGGACCTGCGCTGCGAGATCCGTGAGCAGATCATCGCCTTTTTACGTGATGAATGCCCCGAGGCCCTGCCGCGTGACCGGCTTTCGCATGTGGCATCTGTGTCCGGGCTGGATGTGATGGGGGAACCGGGGATGATGGTGCCACCGGTCAGGCGCCCCCCGCCGGGTGCTTACATGGGCCCGCGCAATGGCACGGGCGGTGGCGGCATGGGCTCAAGCGATGGTGGCCAGGGGCATGGCTGA
- a CDS encoding lytic murein transglycosylase, with protein sequence MLVRRRLLHAAAASLAGAGASWLLPARAAHRHPAAAAVPPAVDYASFVAGIRSDAIRQGLTADAVSRALDLSAPNMDVIARDRNQPEFRLTWAQYRSRVLTGRKIADGRAAFAAQRAVLEQQVLTRFDVAAGAVMGIWGLESGYGATMGKFAVVDALCTLTFEGRRAQFFHDELFHALAILNAGDITPERMLGSYAGAMGQPQFMPGAYLKYAVDIDGDGRRDIWHSIPDVFGSIASYLAGSGWVAGETWGQEITVPDSVPQSSLGRTQVRTLAEWMHMGISQPGGVPFAQPEAMGAVLRPDGPGGDAFMVYRNFAAIRRYNPSDYYALAVGLLGNAIT encoded by the coding sequence ATGCTCGTACGTCGCCGTCTCCTTCATGCCGCTGCTGCATCCCTGGCTGGGGCGGGTGCCTCATGGCTGCTGCCCGCGCGGGCAGCACATCGCCATCCTGCCGCCGCTGCCGTGCCCCCGGCGGTCGATTACGCCAGTTTCGTGGCCGGTATCCGCAGCGATGCGATTCGGCAGGGGCTGACGGCGGATGCCGTCTCCCGCGCGCTCGACCTGTCTGCGCCGAACATGGATGTCATTGCGAGAGACCGCAACCAGCCCGAATTCCGCCTCACATGGGCCCAGTACCGCAGCCGCGTGCTAACCGGGCGCAAGATAGCGGACGGGCGCGCAGCCTTCGCCGCACAGCGCGCTGTACTGGAGCAGCAGGTCCTGACCCGCTTTGATGTGGCGGCGGGTGCGGTCATGGGCATATGGGGGCTGGAATCGGGCTATGGCGCGACGATGGGCAAATTCGCGGTGGTGGATGCGCTGTGCACGCTGACGTTCGAGGGGCGGCGGGCGCAGTTCTTCCATGATGAACTGTTCCATGCGCTGGCCATCCTCAACGCCGGTGACATCACGCCTGAACGCATGCTCGGCAGCTATGCCGGCGCCATGGGGCAGCCCCAGTTCATGCCTGGCGCCTACCTGAAATACGCAGTCGACATTGATGGCGACGGGCGGCGCGACATCTGGCATTCCATTCCCGATGTATTCGGCTCCATCGCCAGCTACCTTGCCGGTTCGGGCTGGGTCGCGGGCGAGACGTGGGGGCAGGAGATCACCGTACCCGACAGCGTGCCCCAGTCCAGCCTTGGCCGCACGCAGGTGCGTACGCTGGCGGAGTGGATGCACATGGGCATAAGCCAGCCCGGCGGTGTACCTTTTGCCCAGCCCGAGGCGATGGGTGCAGTGCTGCGCCCCGATGGGCCGGGTGGCGATGCCTTTATGGTTTATCGCAATTTTGCCGCGATCCGTCGTTATAATCCATCTGACTATTATGCGCTGGCCGTGGGCCTGCTGGGCAACGCAATCACATGA
- a CDS encoding undecaprenyl-diphosphate phosphatase, protein MTLIQAIIIAIIQGSTEQFPISSLGHAAIVPAILHWPLDLHGEMFLPLLVMLHLGTCVALLVFFWRDWVALFTGAAGRHGETIQMDSIRILALLVVATIPAVLIGGLFEHAIRSLFGTARYAAVFLTLNGVMLLLVDRMRAGLLPTTTRPLASLGFGEALLIGLFQCLAFFPGLSRSGACIVGGLLRGLSHENSARFAFLMAQPVILAATVLEALKLRHAPPQPEQMHMAIIAAVVAAVVALVCTGILMRYFRDHEDWALRPFGWYCIGAGALSFLYLLF, encoded by the coding sequence ATGACACTCATTCAGGCCATTATCATTGCAATCATACAAGGTTCGACCGAACAGTTCCCCATAAGCAGCCTTGGGCATGCGGCCATCGTGCCCGCTATCCTGCACTGGCCGCTGGACCTGCACGGGGAGATGTTCCTGCCCCTGCTGGTCATGCTGCATCTTGGTACGTGTGTGGCGCTGCTGGTCTTTTTCTGGCGTGACTGGGTGGCGCTGTTCACCGGAGCCGCAGGCCGCCATGGTGAAACCATACAGATGGACAGCATCCGCATCCTTGCCCTGCTGGTTGTGGCCACCATCCCCGCCGTGCTGATTGGCGGACTGTTCGAGCACGCGATCCGCAGCCTGTTCGGCACGGCACGCTATGCGGCGGTGTTCCTGACACTCAATGGCGTGATGCTGCTGCTGGTGGACCGCATGCGCGCGGGCCTGCTGCCCACCACCACGCGCCCGCTGGCCTCGCTGGGGTTTGGCGAGGCGCTGCTGATCGGGCTGTTCCAGTGCCTGGCGTTCTTCCCCGGCCTGTCCCGCTCGGGTGCGTGCATTGTGGGTGGTCTGCTGCGCGGGCTGTCGCATGAAAACTCGGCGCGTTTCGCCTTTCTCATGGCGCAGCCGGTCATTCTGGCGGCCACGGTGCTAGAAGCGCTCAAGCTGCGCCACGCGCCCCCGCAGCCTGAACAGATGCACATGGCCATCATCGCCGCCGTTGTGGCTGCTGTGGTGGCGCTCGTGTGCACCGGTATCCTGATGCGCTACTTCCGTGACCACGAGGACTGGGCGCTGCGCCCCTTTGGCTGGTACTGCATTGGTGCGGGCGCGCTGTCGTTCCTCTACCTGTTGTTCTGA
- the tmk gene encoding dTMP kinase has product MRGLFITFEGGEGAGKSTQARLLAEHLRACGHDVDLTREPGGTPGAEALRDFLLFGGHDLCARAEVLTHFAARADHVERRILPALERGRIVVCDRFADSTEAYQGYGLSHGNAGLLDMIGQLRALIPASPDLTFMLQVPPDIAHARLQQRGSTRADRYEAEDAAFHARVAAGFEAIARRDGARCHRIDASGEAQGVQQAIRAVLAPRLAGQGC; this is encoded by the coding sequence ATGCGCGGACTGTTCATTACATTTGAAGGGGGTGAGGGGGCGGGCAAGTCCACTCAGGCGCGGCTGCTGGCCGAACACCTGCGTGCATGCGGCCATGATGTGGATCTGACGCGTGAGCCGGGTGGCACGCCGGGAGCGGAAGCCTTGCGCGACTTCCTGCTGTTTGGCGGCCACGACCTGTGTGCCCGGGCCGAGGTGCTGACCCATTTCGCAGCACGCGCCGACCATGTGGAACGCCGCATCCTGCCCGCCCTTGAGCGGGGGCGGATCGTGGTGTGTGACCGCTTTGCCGATTCGACCGAAGCCTATCAGGGCTATGGCCTGAGCCACGGTAATGCGGGGCTGCTGGACATGATCGGCCAGTTGCGCGCCCTCATACCCGCATCTCCCGACCTGACTTTCATGTTGCAGGTCCCGCCCGATATTGCGCATGCCCGCCTGCAACAGCGCGGGTCCACGCGCGCGGACCGTTACGAAGCGGAGGATGCCGCCTTCCACGCTCGTGTCGCCGCAGGGTTTGAGGCGATTGCCCGGCGCGATGGCGCGCGCTGCCACCGCATTGACGCTAGCGGTGAGGCGCAGGGCGTGCAGCAGGCCATCCGTGCCGTGCTGGCCCCCCGGCTGGCGGGGCAGGGTTGTTGA
- the metG gene encoding methionine--tRNA ligase encodes MTRRYYVTTPIYYVNGAPHIGHAYTSVAADVIARFKRLAGFDVFFLTGTDEHGQKVEQAAQAADMTPIAFADRVAADFRDMYDTMGISYDDFIRTTEPRHLQGAQALWKKLEENGHIYLGAYEGWYATRDECFYGEEELVDDPNGKKVAPTGAAVEWVKEPSYFFDLSKFGDRLLELYETRPGFIEPASRRNEVASFVRQGLRDLSISRTSFNWGIPVPGDPKHVMYVWVDALANYLSAVGYPDGNAPRWDFWPPNLHLVGKDILRFHAIYWPALLMAADLPLPERVFSHGWWTIEGQKMSKSVGNVVDPRDLVREFGLDPIRFFLMREMPFGGDSDLSRRAIISRMNVELANDLGNLAQRTLSQIARNCDGKLPPQGTHTPEDTKLLATASLLPQIMHEQIDRQALTDALEEVWKLIRACNAYIDHQAPWKLKKTDAARMGDVLRVLADALRIIATVLQPYMPGSMDKMLTQLGVEAGERDFAALATALPAGRVLPAPQGIFPRYVEPEAS; translated from the coding sequence ATGACACGGCGCTACTACGTCACAACACCGATCTATTACGTGAACGGGGCGCCCCATATCGGCCACGCCTACACCTCCGTCGCAGCCGACGTGATCGCGCGCTTCAAGCGGCTGGCTGGGTTTGATGTCTTCTTCCTGACCGGAACGGACGAGCACGGCCAGAAGGTGGAACAGGCGGCACAGGCAGCCGATATGACCCCCATTGCCTTTGCCGACCGGGTCGCGGCCGATTTCCGTGACATGTACGACACGATGGGCATTTCGTACGATGACTTCATCCGCACCACCGAACCGCGCCACTTACAGGGCGCGCAGGCACTGTGGAAAAAGCTGGAGGAAAACGGCCATATCTACCTTGGCGCCTATGAAGGTTGGTACGCCACACGCGATGAATGCTTCTATGGTGAAGAAGAACTGGTTGACGACCCGAACGGCAAGAAGGTCGCCCCCACCGGCGCCGCCGTTGAATGGGTAAAGGAGCCGTCCTACTTCTTTGACCTGTCCAAATTCGGGGACCGGCTGCTCGAACTGTATGAAACCCGCCCCGGCTTTATCGAACCCGCAAGCCGCCGTAATGAGGTGGCGAGCTTCGTGAGGCAGGGTCTGCGTGACCTGTCGATCAGCCGCACCAGCTTCAACTGGGGCATTCCGGTGCCGGGTGACCCGAAGCATGTGATGTATGTGTGGGTGGATGCGCTGGCCAACTACCTTTCCGCTGTGGGCTATCCCGACGGGAACGCGCCACGCTGGGATTTCTGGCCGCCCAACCTGCATCTGGTGGGCAAGGACATCCTGCGCTTCCATGCCATCTACTGGCCGGCCCTGCTTATGGCGGCGGACCTGCCCTTGCCCGAGCGCGTGTTCTCGCACGGATGGTGGACCATCGAAGGCCAGAAGATGAGCAAGTCGGTGGGCAACGTGGTGGACCCGCGTGATCTGGTGCGCGAATTCGGTCTTGATCCGATCCGCTTTTTCCTGATGCGCGAGATGCCCTTTGGTGGTGATAGCGACCTGAGCCGTCGCGCCATCATCTCGCGCATGAATGTCGAACTGGCCAATGACCTGGGCAACCTGGCCCAGCGCACGCTCTCGCAGATCGCGCGCAACTGCGATGGAAAGCTGCCCCCGCAGGGCACTCACACGCCCGAGGACACGAAGCTGCTCGCCACCGCCAGCCTGTTGCCGCAGATCATGCATGAACAGATCGACCGCCAGGCCCTGACCGATGCGCTGGAAGAGGTGTGGAAGCTCATCCGCGCATGCAACGCCTATATCGACCATCAGGCGCCCTGGAAGCTGAAGAAGACCGATGCCGCCCGTATGGGCGACGTGCTGCGTGTGCTGGCCGATGCGCTGCGCATCATAGCCACCGTGCTCCAGCCCTACATGCCCGGCAGCATGGACAAGATGCTGACCCAGCTCGGTGTTGAGGCGGGCGAGCGCGATTTTGCCGCTCTCGCCACGGCGCTGCCGGCGGGGCGCGTGCTGCCCGCACCGCAGGGCATCTTCCCCCGTTATGTCGAACCGGAGGCTTCATGA
- a CDS encoding ATP-grasp domain-containing protein, translating to MTDLSTAVDSRPAAPGAAPTVSAFEFWPGWIFYTPIVLYWIILGLWYRDFSLPTAANPRIETGGLCGESKSSILDMAGDVARRWIAPYAVLTTGVDDTARALAAMKGAGLSFPVVLKPDIGCNGTGVRIMRDAEGLAQGMAAFGRGVPVMLQHLIPYGHEVGIFYIRHPDQKNGRITSLTYKEVPCLTGDGHSTVEELIHADARTRLVPHIYIPRLRARLAEVPPAGQSLPLVFAGNHCKGSIFHDRAIDITPELEARVNAIMRDIPDFHFGRIDAKARSLATLRKGEDFEIIEINGVGSEATHIWDARTTLRHAYATQFMHYRETFRIGAKKRREGWKSSGAMAMLRAWLRQRRLMASYPLND from the coding sequence ATGACCGACCTTTCCACAGCAGTTGACAGCAGGCCCGCAGCGCCGGGCGCCGCCCCCACCGTTTCCGCTTTCGAGTTCTGGCCGGGCTGGATCTTCTATACGCCCATCGTGCTGTACTGGATCATCCTCGGACTGTGGTACCGGGACTTCAGCCTGCCTACCGCCGCCAACCCCCGCATCGAGACCGGCGGGCTGTGCGGGGAAAGCAAGAGCTCGATCCTGGACATGGCTGGCGATGTGGCGCGCCGGTGGATCGCCCCCTATGCCGTGCTGACCACGGGCGTGGATGACACGGCGCGCGCCCTTGCGGCCATGAAGGGGGCGGGCCTGTCCTTTCCCGTTGTGCTCAAGCCCGATATCGGCTGCAACGGCACCGGCGTGCGGATCATGCGCGATGCCGAAGGCCTGGCGCAGGGCATGGCCGCCTTTGGGCGCGGAGTGCCGGTCATGCTCCAGCACCTGATCCCCTACGGGCACGAGGTGGGGATCTTCTACATCCGCCACCCCGACCAGAAGAACGGCCGCATCACCTCGCTCACCTACAAGGAAGTACCCTGCCTGACCGGCGATGGCCATTCCACGGTGGAAGAACTGATCCATGCCGATGCCCGCACCCGGCTGGTGCCGCACATCTACATCCCCCGCCTGCGCGCCCGCCTGGCCGAAGTGCCGCCAGCAGGGCAGTCTCTGCCGCTGGTTTTTGCGGGCAATCACTGCAAGGGCTCGATCTTCCATGACCGCGCCATCGACATCACGCCTGAACTCGAAGCGCGCGTGAATGCGATCATGCGCGACATCCCCGATTTCCATTTTGGCCGCATCGACGCCAAGGCTCGCAGCCTGGCCACCCTGCGCAAGGGCGAAGACTTCGAGATCATCGAGATCAACGGCGTGGGGTCGGAGGCTACCCATATCTGGGATGCACGCACCACGCTGCGCCATGCCTATGCCACCCAGTTCATGCATTACCGCGAGACGTTCCGCATTGGCGCGAAGAAGCGGCGCGAAGGCTGGAAGAGCAGCGGGGCCATGGCCATGCTGCGCGCGTGGCTGCGCCAGCGCAGGCTGATGGCGTCCTACCCGCTGAATGACTGA
- a CDS encoding DedA family protein, translating into MPSLTAFLAAAGASPFMQGIAIIVGTFILEDAATILTAMQVRTGHVALSVALVALYIGIVVGDMGLYGMGRLAALWPPARRWITLPGGAREGHWFDRNVFRIVFISRFVPGARLPLYTACGFFRARFGLFCIAAVLATLIWTSLLFLVSLRVGQFLIDHLGTWKWAGMAGFALTIFLISRMIARLQGNETR; encoded by the coding sequence ATGCCATCCCTGACAGCCTTCCTTGCGGCGGCTGGCGCCTCCCCCTTCATGCAGGGAATTGCGATCATTGTCGGCACCTTCATCCTGGAGGATGCGGCAACGATCCTGACCGCCATGCAGGTTCGTACCGGCCATGTGGCCCTGAGTGTTGCGCTGGTGGCGCTTTATATCGGTATCGTGGTGGGGGATATGGGGCTGTACGGCATGGGCCGGCTGGCCGCACTGTGGCCCCCCGCGCGGCGGTGGATCACGCTGCCCGGTGGCGCGCGTGAGGGCCACTGGTTCGATCGCAACGTGTTCCGCATTGTGTTCATCAGCCGCTTCGTGCCCGGCGCACGCTTGCCGCTTTATACGGCGTGTGGTTTCTTCCGTGCACGGTTCGGGCTGTTCTGTATCGCCGCGGTGCTGGCCACACTGATCTGGACATCGCTGCTGTTTCTTGTCTCGCTACGGGTGGGGCAGTTCCTGATCGACCATCTGGGCACCTGGAAATGGGCGGGCATGGCCGGCTTTGCCCTGACCATATTCCTGATCAGCCGCATGATCGCCCGCTTGCAAGGTAATGAGACCCGATGA
- a CDS encoding DNA polymerase III subunit delta' yields the protein MAELPTDDPRTCRQLVGHDAAWAQFLSVIRTGRLHHAWLLTGPEGVGKATMAFMMARALLGAMDHDSPVGRRVAAGTHADLLVIARSVNEKSRKKTKKGASPPLRREIVADDVRPIGTFLHRTAAEGGWRVVIVDGADYMNRTAANAILKILEEPPERAILILTAAMPGRLLPTIRSRCRVLSLSALDGAAMRTVLASLPDAPPTEQLEAILALAHGAPGRAVELLRAGGVELAALVANVMAGGVDQERAYDLAAGVLAQENGFCVFFDLLCDAISDRACDLARNTATPHAGDLRPARMALLWQDMVRLRAETEQFNLDKQQALLTALARVSEI from the coding sequence ATGGCGGAACTGCCGACGGATGACCCGCGCACCTGCCGCCAGCTTGTGGGGCATGACGCGGCATGGGCGCAGTTCCTGTCCGTCATCCGCACTGGCAGGCTGCACCATGCGTGGTTGCTGACCGGGCCGGAAGGGGTGGGCAAGGCCACGATGGCCTTCATGATGGCGCGCGCCCTGCTGGGTGCCATGGACCATGACAGCCCCGTCGGCCGCAGGGTTGCGGCGGGCACCCATGCCGACCTGCTGGTCATTGCGCGCAGCGTGAATGAAAAGAGCCGCAAAAAGACGAAAAAGGGCGCAAGCCCCCCCCTGCGGCGCGAAATCGTGGCCGATGATGTCCGCCCCATCGGCACCTTCCTGCACCGCACGGCGGCCGAGGGGGGCTGGCGCGTGGTGATCGTGGATGGCGCGGATTACATGAACCGCACGGCGGCCAACGCCATCCTGAAAATACTGGAGGAACCGCCCGAACGCGCGATCCTGATCCTGACCGCCGCCATGCCCGGCCGCCTGCTGCCCACCATACGCAGCCGCTGCCGGGTGCTGAGTCTGTCCGCGCTGGACGGGGCGGCCATGCGCACCGTGCTGGCCAGCCTGCCCGACGCACCGCCGACCGAACAGCTTGAGGCCATACTGGCGCTGGCCCACGGCGCGCCGGGGCGGGCGGTGGAACTGCTGCGCGCGGGTGGAGTGGAACTGGCGGCCCTTGTGGCGAATGTCATGGCAGGCGGGGTGGATCAGGAGCGGGCATATGACCTGGCGGCAGGGGTGCTGGCACAGGAAAATGGCTTTTGCGTCTTTTTCGATCTGCTCTGCGATGCCATATCTGACAGGGCATGCGACCTGGCCCGCAACACGGCCACGCCCCATGCCGGTGATCTGCGCCCGGCGCGCATGGCCCTGTTGTGGCAGGACATGGTGCGCCTGCGCGCCGAGACCGAACAATTCAATCTGGATAAACAGCAGGCGCTGCTTACGGCGCTTGCGCGGGTGAGTGAAATATGA